A genomic region of Sphingobium sp. HWE2-09 contains the following coding sequences:
- a CDS encoding PilZ domain-containing protein, translating to MDSIAYRARADRRRESRFSADIGAMLHWDGISQPVTIRNISIYGALLSGTWLPVVGEWVTLIADGLEVCGTVIWEGPDRCGLLLSRPVDPLAVIAELAVHTVDHVPITLRRIGPDQYA from the coding sequence ATGGACAGCATTGCCTATCGCGCGCGCGCCGACCGTCGCCGCGAAAGCCGCTTCTCCGCCGACATCGGCGCGATGCTGCATTGGGACGGCATCAGCCAGCCCGTCACCATCCGCAATATCTCGATCTACGGCGCGTTGCTCTCGGGCACCTGGCTGCCGGTGGTCGGTGAGTGGGTCACGTTGATCGCCGACGGGTTGGAAGTGTGCGGCACGGTGATATGGGAAGGGCCGGATCGATGCGGCCTGCTGCTCAGCCGTCCGGTCGATCCCTTGGCGGTCATCGCGGAATTGGCCGTGCATACGGTCGATCATGTGCCGATCACATTGCGTCGCATCGGTCCCGACCAATATGCCTGA
- the kdpB gene encoding potassium-transporting ATPase subunit KdpB, with protein MARTASKSLFTADLILPAIGDAFRKLTPRELIRNPVMFTTAIVAILLTVLLVVGQDSLTIGFKLQLVIWLWLTVLFGTFAEALAEGRGKAQAASLRATKAELTAKRLKKKDGDAFDAVPASALRMGDVVLVETGDLIPSDGEVVWGVASVNEAAITGESAPVIREAGGDRSAVTAGTRVISDRIKVQVTVNPGQGFLDRMIALVEGAERQKTPNEIALTLLLVGLTIIFLIAVATIPSFAHYAGGAIPVAVLAALFITLIPTTIAALLSAIGIAGMDRLVRFNVLAKSGRAVEAAGDIDVLLLDKTGTITVGDRQATEFRTVGGASQAQLAEAALLASLADETPEGRSIVLLARERFGQTAQALPDGAEVIPFTAQTRISGVETGGTRIIKGAVDSVLKALGSDGGKDADELRRITDEIARAGGTPLAVAQDGRLLGAIFLKDIVKAGIRERFGELRLMGIRTVMITGDNPLTAASIAAEAGVDDFLAQATPEDKLALIRKEQAGGRLVAMCGDGTNDAPALAQADVGVAMNTGTQAAREAGNIVDLDSDPTKLIEIVGLGKQLLMTRGALTTFSVANDVAKYFAIIPAMFVVLYPGLGVLNVMGLGTAQSAILSAIIFNALVIPCLVPLALRGVTYRPIGAGPLLARNLAIYGLGGLIAPFAGIKLIDLVVNGLGLA; from the coding sequence ATGGCACGCACTGCGTCCAAATCGCTCTTTACCGCCGACCTGATCCTGCCTGCGATCGGCGACGCCTTCCGCAAGCTGACCCCACGCGAACTGATCCGCAATCCGGTGATGTTTACCACCGCCATCGTCGCGATCCTGCTCACCGTCCTGCTGGTGGTGGGGCAGGACAGCCTGACCATCGGCTTCAAACTGCAACTGGTGATCTGGCTGTGGCTGACGGTGCTGTTCGGCACCTTTGCCGAAGCGCTGGCCGAAGGACGGGGCAAGGCGCAGGCGGCCTCGCTGCGCGCTACCAAGGCGGAATTGACCGCCAAGCGGCTGAAGAAGAAGGATGGCGACGCTTTCGACGCCGTTCCGGCGAGCGCCCTGCGCATGGGCGACGTTGTGCTGGTCGAAACCGGCGACCTGATCCCGTCCGATGGCGAGGTTGTGTGGGGCGTCGCATCGGTCAACGAGGCCGCCATCACGGGTGAATCCGCACCGGTCATCCGCGAAGCGGGCGGCGATCGTTCGGCCGTGACGGCGGGGACGCGCGTCATTTCCGACCGGATCAAGGTTCAGGTGACGGTCAATCCGGGGCAGGGGTTCCTTGATCGGATGATTGCGCTGGTCGAAGGCGCCGAGCGGCAGAAGACGCCCAATGAGATTGCGCTGACGCTGTTGCTGGTGGGCCTGACCATCATCTTCCTGATTGCCGTCGCGACGATCCCCAGCTTTGCCCATTATGCGGGCGGGGCGATACCGGTGGCGGTGCTGGCGGCGCTGTTCATTACCCTCATCCCCACCACCATCGCGGCGCTGCTGTCCGCTATCGGCATTGCGGGGATGGACCGACTGGTGCGGTTCAACGTGCTTGCCAAATCGGGCCGCGCGGTCGAGGCGGCGGGCGATATCGACGTGCTGTTGCTTGACAAGACGGGGACTATCACCGTGGGTGATCGTCAGGCGACGGAGTTTCGGACCGTGGGTGGTGCCAGCCAGGCACAATTGGCGGAGGCCGCATTGCTCGCCAGCTTGGCGGATGAGACGCCCGAAGGCCGGTCGATCGTCTTGCTGGCGCGTGAGCGGTTCGGCCAGACGGCACAGGCGCTGCCTGATGGCGCGGAGGTCATTCCCTTCACCGCGCAGACACGTATTTCGGGCGTGGAAACGGGCGGAACGCGGATCATCAAGGGTGCGGTGGATTCGGTGCTGAAGGCGCTTGGCTCGGATGGCGGAAAGGACGCGGATGAACTGCGCCGCATCACCGACGAAATCGCTCGCGCGGGCGGCACGCCGCTGGCGGTAGCGCAGGATGGCCGGTTGCTGGGCGCGATCTTCCTGAAGGATATCGTCAAGGCTGGCATCCGCGAGCGGTTCGGCGAGTTGCGGCTGATGGGCATCCGCACAGTGATGATCACCGGCGACAATCCGCTGACCGCCGCGTCGATCGCGGCCGAAGCGGGCGTCGATGATTTCCTGGCCCAGGCGACGCCCGAGGACAAGCTGGCGCTGATCCGAAAGGAGCAGGCGGGCGGGCGGCTGGTCGCGATGTGCGGCGATGGCACCAATGACGCGCCCGCACTGGCGCAGGCGGATGTCGGCGTCGCCATGAACACCGGCACGCAGGCGGCGCGCGAGGCAGGCAACATTGTCGACCTGGACAGCGATCCAACCAAGCTGATCGAGATCGTTGGGCTGGGCAAGCAATTGCTGATGACGCGCGGGGCGTTGACCACTTTCTCGGTCGCCAATGATGTCGCGAAATATTTCGCGATCATTCCGGCGATGTTCGTGGTGCTGTATCCGGGGCTTGGCGTGCTGAACGTCATGGGGCTGGGAACGGCGCAGAGCGCGATCCTGTCGGCGATCATCTTCAACGCGCTGGTCATTC
- the kdpA gene encoding potassium-transporting ATPase subunit KdpA — MTFQGWLLIAAFVGLLLALAKPVGLWLFALYEGRRTPLHMVLGPVERGFYRLSGIDPTQEQGWRRYAVHMLLFNLMLALFTYAVLRLQGLLPLNPMGFSGTSEHLAFNTAISFATNTNWQSYAGESTLSNLSQMLGLTIHNFLSAATGIALAFAMFRGFARRNATTIGNFWADMTRVTLYLLLPLCILYALFLIASGVPQTLSQSIDVTTLEGAKQTLALGPVASQEAIKMLGTNGGGFFNANSAHPFENPNALTNFVQMLSILVIGVGLTFTFGKAVGNTRQGWAILAAMMTIFLVGVTITYWQEAAGNPILHGIGLAGGNMEGKEVRFGIAASALFSVVTTAASCGAVNAMHDSFTALGGLIPLFNIQLGEVVVGGVGAGIYGFLLFAILAVFVAGLMVGRTPEYVGKKIEAREVKLAVLAIAVLPLVILGMTAIASITQAGLVGPLNKGPHGFSEMLYAFTSAVGNNGSAFAGLTANTPFYNGLLGVAMWIGRFFIIIPMLAIAGSLAGKSYTPETAGSFPTTGPLWTGLLIGIVLVVGGLTFLPSLALGPVADHLAMIHGQTF; from the coding sequence ATGACTTTCCAGGGATGGCTGCTGATCGCAGCCTTTGTCGGCCTGTTGCTGGCACTCGCCAAGCCGGTCGGCCTGTGGCTTTTCGCCCTTTATGAGGGACGACGCACACCGCTGCATATGGTGCTTGGTCCCGTCGAGCGGGGTTTCTATCGCTTGTCGGGGATCGATCCCACGCAGGAGCAGGGCTGGCGCCGCTATGCGGTGCATATGCTGCTCTTCAACCTGATGCTGGCGCTCTTCACCTATGCGGTGCTGCGCTTGCAAGGGCTATTGCCGCTCAATCCGATGGGTTTTTCCGGCACCAGCGAACATCTGGCGTTCAATACCGCCATCAGCTTCGCCACCAACACCAACTGGCAAAGCTATGCAGGGGAATCGACGCTGTCGAACCTGTCGCAGATGCTGGGCCTGACGATCCATAATTTTCTGTCGGCCGCGACCGGGATCGCGCTCGCCTTCGCGATGTTCCGTGGTTTTGCGCGCCGGAACGCTACGACGATCGGCAATTTCTGGGCCGATATGACGCGGGTGACACTGTATCTGCTGCTGCCGCTCTGCATCCTCTACGCGCTCTTCCTAATCGCTAGCGGCGTGCCGCAGACGCTGAGCCAATCGATCGACGTGACCACGTTGGAAGGCGCGAAGCAGACGCTGGCGCTCGGCCCGGTCGCCAGCCAGGAAGCGATCAAGATGCTGGGCACCAATGGCGGCGGCTTCTTCAACGCCAATTCGGCCCATCCGTTCGAAAACCCCAACGCGCTGACCAACTTCGTGCAGATGCTCTCGATCCTGGTCATCGGCGTCGGCCTCACCTTCACCTTTGGTAAGGCGGTGGGCAATACGCGTCAGGGCTGGGCGATCCTGGCGGCGATGATGACCATCTTCTTGGTCGGCGTGACTATCACCTACTGGCAGGAAGCGGCGGGCAACCCGATCCTCCACGGCATCGGCTTGGCCGGTGGCAATATGGAGGGGAAGGAAGTCCGCTTCGGCATCGCGGCGTCGGCGCTCTTCTCGGTCGTAACCACGGCGGCAAGCTGCGGCGCGGTTAATGCCATGCATGACAGTTTTACCGCGCTGGGCGGCCTGATCCCGCTGTTCAACATCCAGTTGGGTGAAGTGGTCGTCGGCGGCGTGGGCGCGGGCATTTATGGCTTCCTGCTGTTCGCCATCCTGGCCGTCTTCGTCGCCGGGCTGATGGTCGGACGAACGCCGGAATATGTCGGCAAGAAGATCGAGGCGCGGGAGGTCAAGCTGGCCGTCTTGGCGATCGCCGTGCTGCCGCTCGTGATCCTGGGCATGACCGCGATCGCCAGCATCACGCAGGCGGGCCTTGTCGGGCCATTGAACAAGGGGCCGCATGGCTTTTCCGAAATGCTCTACGCCTTCACCAGCGCGGTCGGGAACAACGGATCGGCCTTTGCGGGGCTGACCGCCAATACGCCCTTCTATAACGGCCTGCTGGGCGTGGCGATGTGGATCGGTCGCTTCTTCATCATCATCCCGATGCTGGCGATCGCGGGCAGTTTAGCGGGCAAAAGCTATACGCCGGAAACCGCAGGCAGCTTCCCCACCACTGGGCCGCTCTGGACCGGGCTGCTGATCGGCATCGTGCTGGTCGTGGGCGGCCTGACCTTCCTGCCCAGCCTCGCCCTTGGCCCCGTCGCCGATCATCTCGCGATGATCCACGGCCAGACATTCTAA
- a CDS encoding potassium-transporting ATPase subunit F: protein MTLDLWLAAIVALGLLAYLAAVLARPERF, encoded by the coding sequence ATGACCCTTGACCTCTGGCTCGCTGCGATCGTCGCGCTTGGCCTGCTCGCCTATCTTGCGGCCGTGCTCGCACGACCCGAACGCTTTTAG